A window of Streptomyces sp. DG1A-41 contains these coding sequences:
- a CDS encoding ComEA family DNA-binding protein — MALRSRSRTATATSGPGRGPASDGRIRHRRHRPVARGRARHRHASAEELRRRAEVLFGDHAERGGERWESGQGPPEKAVAAGRARQGLAQPGTAAEGGAEPDVEPDVESGRVPLGVDGRLGEGDWRERAGLAVRERMPVWLQARCGLERRSVLALTVVLVVAAAFAVQHFWTGRTQSVRAPEVVRAAAPYGEQGHSGPAEPERGPGAPAGAAKATGAAGAAEIVVDVGGKVREPGVHRLPAGSRVADALRAAGGVQPGTKTDGLNRARFLVDGEQVIVGGPAPVMGTGTGGTAAGGTGGAAAGGVMPGAPVSLNTATADQLDTLPGVGPVLAQHIIDYRTQHGGFRTVDELRDVNGIGDRRFADLRNLVRP, encoded by the coding sequence ATGGCACTTCGATCACGTTCACGCACAGCGACTGCGACCAGCGGGCCGGGCCGTGGACCGGCGTCCGACGGCCGTATCCGTCATCGCCGTCACCGGCCTGTCGCACGCGGCCGGGCGCGGCATCGCCATGCCTCGGCGGAGGAACTCCGCCGACGCGCGGAGGTGCTGTTCGGCGACCATGCCGAACGGGGCGGGGAGCGGTGGGAGTCGGGCCAGGGTCCGCCCGAGAAGGCGGTTGCTGCAGGACGTGCTCGGCAAGGACTCGCTCAGCCGGGGACTGCTGCGGAAGGCGGTGCAGAGCCCGATGTGGAACCCGATGTGGAGTCCGGCCGGGTCCCCCTCGGTGTCGACGGCCGACTAGGGGAGGGGGACTGGCGGGAGCGGGCCGGGCTGGCGGTGCGGGAGCGCATGCCCGTGTGGTTGCAGGCGAGGTGCGGCCTGGAGCGGCGGAGCGTGCTCGCGCTGACGGTGGTGCTCGTCGTCGCCGCGGCGTTCGCCGTGCAGCACTTCTGGACCGGCCGGACCCAGTCCGTGCGGGCGCCCGAGGTGGTGCGAGCGGCGGCACCGTACGGGGAGCAGGGGCACAGCGGACCGGCCGAGCCGGAACGAGGACCGGGCGCGCCCGCGGGGGCGGCGAAGGCGACAGGTGCCGCAGGAGCGGCCGAGATCGTCGTGGACGTCGGCGGCAAGGTCCGTGAACCAGGGGTCCACCGGCTGCCGGCCGGATCGCGTGTCGCGGACGCGCTGCGCGCGGCGGGCGGGGTGCAGCCGGGCACGAAGACCGACGGCCTCAACCGCGCCCGGTTCCTCGTGGACGGCGAGCAGGTGATCGTCGGCGGACCGGCTCCCGTCATGGGGACCGGGACGGGCGGCACGGCTGCCGGAGGCACGGGCGGTGCGGCGGCGGGCGGCGTCATGCCGGGGGCTCCCGTCTCCCTCAACACGGCCACCGCCGACCAGCTCGACACCTTGCCGGGTGTCGGCCCGGTGCTGGCGCAGCACATCATCGACTACCGCACGCAGCACGGCGGTTTCCGTACCGTGGACGAGCTGCGCGACGTGAACGGAATCGGTGATCGTCGCTTCGCCGACTTGCGGAATCTCGTGCGGCCATGA
- a CDS encoding DegV family protein translates to MSRHVAIVTDSTAYLSARAMERHGITAVPLTVVLGDRALEEGTEISTRALAQALQKRRPVTTSRPSPALFEETYRKVAESGATGIVSLHLSAELSGTYDAAVVAARQAPVPVRVVDTGMIAMALGFCALAAAETAESGGTVDEAVTAAEKRAAGTSAYFYVDTLDYLRRGGRIGAAQALLGSALAVKPLLQLADGRIEPLEKVRTASKAIARLEEIAAERAGSARVDVAVHHLAAPDRAAALADRLRARVSGLADLHVSEVGAVIGAHTGPGLLGVVVSPQ, encoded by the coding sequence ATGTCCCGCCATGTCGCGATCGTCACCGATTCAACGGCCTACCTGTCGGCCCGGGCGATGGAGCGTCACGGCATCACAGCGGTACCTCTGACCGTCGTCCTCGGCGACCGGGCGCTGGAGGAGGGCACCGAGATCTCGACCCGCGCCCTTGCCCAGGCTTTGCAGAAGCGGCGCCCGGTGACGACCTCGCGGCCCAGCCCCGCCCTCTTCGAGGAGACGTACCGCAAGGTCGCCGAGTCCGGCGCCACCGGCATCGTCTCCCTCCATCTCTCCGCCGAGCTCTCCGGTACGTACGACGCGGCCGTCGTCGCCGCGCGGCAGGCGCCGGTGCCGGTGCGGGTGGTGGACACCGGCATGATCGCGATGGCGCTCGGCTTCTGCGCCCTTGCCGCGGCGGAGACAGCGGAGTCGGGCGGCACGGTGGACGAGGCCGTCACGGCCGCGGAGAAGCGGGCCGCGGGCACGTCGGCCTACTTCTACGTCGACACCCTCGACTACCTGCGCCGCGGTGGCCGTATCGGTGCCGCGCAAGCCCTGCTGGGCTCGGCGCTCGCGGTGAAACCGTTGCTGCAACTGGCCGACGGCCGTATCGAACCGCTGGAGAAGGTACGGACCGCGTCGAAGGCGATCGCCCGCCTCGAGGAGATCGCGGCCGAGCGTGCGGGCAGCGCCCGGGTCGATGTCGCCGTCCACCATCTCGCCGCCCCGGACCGGGCGGCGGCCCTCGCCGACCGGTTGCGGGCACGGGTGTCCGGGCTGGCCGATCTGCATGTCAGCGAGGTCGGGGCGGTGATCGGGGCGCACACGGGGCCCGGGTTGCTGGGGGTCGTGGTTTCGCCGCAGTGA
- the leuS gene encoding leucine--tRNA ligase codes for MSETNPAATSEVAAPHRYTAAMADEIEARWQDFWDADGTYAAPNPKGDLAGDQEIVAKPKKFIMDMFPYPSGAGLHVGHPLGYIATDVFARFQRMTGHNVLHTLGFDAFGLPAEQYAVQTGTHPRVSTEANMENMKSQLRRLGLGHDKRRSFATIDAEYYKWTQWIFLQIFNSWYDHEARRARPISELVAQFESGERPVPGSTRAWSELNAAEKADVLGEFRLAYASDAPVNWCPGLGTVLANEEVTAEGRSERGNFPVFKAKLRQWNMRITAYADRLLEDLEELDWPEAIKLQQRNWIGRSEGARVDFPIDGERITVFTTRPDTLFGATYMVLAPEHPLVEKFTPAAWPEGTHEVWTGGHATPAEAVAAYRAQAASKSDVERQAEAKDKTGVFIGAYATNPVNGEQVPVFIADYVLMGYGTGAIMAVPAGDQRDFEFARAFELPIRCIVEPTDGRGTDTATWENAFSSYDAKIINSSNDEVSLDGLGVAEAKARVTEWLESKGVGEGTVNFRLRDWLFSRQRYWGEPFPIVYDEDGIAHALPESMLPLELPEVEDYSPRTFDPDDADTQPETPLSRNEDWVNVTLDLGDGPKKYRRETNTMPNWAGSCWYELRYLDPHNSDQLVDPEIERYWMGPREGQPHGGVDLYVGGAEHAVLHLLYARFWSKVLYDLGHVSSAEPFHKLYNQGMIQAYVYRDSRGIAVPAAEVEERDGAYYYQGEKVSRLLGKMGKSLKNAVTPDEICAEYGADTLRLYEMAMGPLDVSRPWDTRAVVGQFRLLQRLWRNIVDEATGEVTVVDAEPDEETLRALHKAIDGVRGDLEGMRFNTAIAKVTELNNHLTKAGGAVPRSVAEPLVLMIAPLAPHIAEELWRRLGHQESVVHQDFPVADPAYVVDETVTCVVQIKGKVKARLEVSPSISEDELEKVALADEKVVAALDGAGIRKVIVRAPKLVNIVPA; via the coding sequence ATGAGCGAGACGAACCCCGCTGCCACCTCCGAGGTGGCAGCGCCGCACCGCTACACGGCCGCCATGGCTGACGAGATCGAGGCACGCTGGCAGGACTTCTGGGACGCCGACGGCACCTACGCCGCGCCCAACCCCAAGGGCGACCTGGCGGGCGACCAGGAGATCGTGGCCAAGCCCAAGAAATTCATCATGGACATGTTCCCGTACCCCTCGGGTGCGGGCCTGCACGTCGGACACCCGCTGGGCTACATCGCCACGGACGTCTTCGCGCGCTTCCAGCGGATGACCGGCCACAACGTCCTGCACACCCTGGGCTTCGACGCCTTCGGCCTGCCCGCCGAGCAGTACGCGGTGCAGACCGGCACGCACCCGCGCGTGTCCACCGAGGCCAACATGGAGAACATGAAGTCCCAGCTGCGCCGGCTGGGCCTGGGCCACGACAAGCGCCGTTCGTTCGCCACGATCGACGCGGAGTACTACAAGTGGACCCAGTGGATCTTCCTCCAGATCTTCAATTCCTGGTACGACCACGAGGCCAGGAGGGCCCGCCCGATCTCCGAGCTGGTCGCCCAGTTCGAGTCGGGTGAGCGGCCCGTACCGGGGTCCACGCGCGCGTGGAGCGAGCTGAACGCCGCCGAGAAGGCCGACGTCCTGGGCGAGTTCCGGCTGGCCTACGCCTCCGACGCGCCGGTCAACTGGTGTCCCGGGCTGGGCACCGTGCTGGCCAACGAGGAGGTCACCGCCGAGGGCCGCTCCGAGCGCGGGAACTTCCCGGTCTTCAAGGCCAAGCTGCGCCAGTGGAACATGCGCATCACGGCCTACGCCGACCGGCTGCTGGAGGACCTGGAGGAGCTGGACTGGCCCGAGGCCATCAAGCTCCAGCAGCGCAACTGGATCGGCCGCTCCGAGGGTGCCCGCGTCGACTTCCCGATCGACGGCGAGCGCATCACGGTCTTCACCACGCGCCCGGACACCCTGTTCGGCGCGACCTACATGGTGCTGGCGCCCGAGCACCCGCTGGTCGAGAAGTTCACCCCGGCCGCCTGGCCGGAGGGCACCCACGAGGTGTGGACCGGCGGCCACGCGACCCCCGCGGAGGCCGTCGCCGCCTACCGCGCGCAGGCCGCCTCGAAGTCCGACGTCGAGCGGCAGGCCGAGGCCAAGGACAAGACCGGCGTCTTCATCGGCGCCTACGCGACCAATCCGGTCAACGGCGAGCAGGTCCCGGTCTTCATCGCCGACTACGTGCTGATGGGCTACGGCACCGGCGCGATCATGGCCGTCCCGGCCGGTGACCAGCGCGACTTCGAGTTCGCGCGCGCCTTCGAGCTGCCGATCCGCTGTATCGTCGAGCCGACCGACGGCCGCGGCACGGACACCGCGACGTGGGAGAACGCCTTCTCGTCCTACGACGCCAAGATCATCAACTCCTCGAACGACGAGGTCAGCCTGGACGGCCTGGGCGTCGCCGAGGCCAAGGCGCGCGTCACCGAATGGCTGGAAAGCAAGGGCGTCGGCGAGGGCACCGTCAATTTCCGGCTGCGCGACTGGCTGTTCAGCCGCCAGCGCTACTGGGGCGAGCCCTTCCCGATCGTCTACGACGAGGACGGCATCGCCCACGCCCTGCCCGAGTCGATGCTGCCCCTGGAACTGCCGGAGGTCGAGGACTACTCGCCGCGCACCTTCGACCCGGACGACGCCGACACCCAGCCCGAGACGCCGCTGTCGCGCAACGAGGACTGGGTCAACGTCACGCTGGACCTGGGCGACGGCCCGAAGAAGTACCGGCGTGAGACCAACACCATGCCCAACTGGGCCGGTTCCTGCTGGTACGAGCTGCGCTACCTGGACCCGCACAACAGCGACCAGCTGGTCGACCCGGAGATCGAGCGGTACTGGATGGGCCCGCGCGAGGGGCAGCCGCACGGCGGTGTCGACCTGTACGTCGGCGGCGCCGAGCACGCCGTGCTGCACCTGCTGTACGCGCGCTTCTGGTCGAAGGTCCTGTACGACCTGGGGCACGTCTCCTCCGCGGAGCCGTTCCACAAGCTGTACAACCAGGGCATGATCCAGGCCTACGTCTACCGCGACAGCCGTGGCATCGCGGTGCCGGCCGCCGAGGTGGAGGAGCGCGACGGCGCGTACTACTACCAGGGCGAGAAGGTCTCCCGGCTGCTGGGCAAGATGGGCAAGTCCCTGAAGAACGCGGTCACTCCGGACGAGATCTGCGCCGAGTACGGCGCCGACACACTGCGGCTGTACGAGATGGCGATGGGCCCGCTGGACGTCTCCCGGCCGTGGGACACGCGCGCGGTGGTCGGCCAGTTCCGGCTGCTCCAGCGGCTGTGGCGCAACATCGTCGACGAGGCGACCGGCGAGGTGACCGTCGTCGACGCCGAGCCGGACGAGGAGACGCTGCGCGCCCTGCACAAGGCGATCGACGGCGTGCGCGGGGACCTGGAGGGCATGCGGTTCAACACCGCCATCGCCAAGGTCACCGAGCTGAACAATCACCTGACCAAGGCGGGCGGGGCGGTGCCGCGATCCGTCGCCGAGCCGCTGGTCCTGATGATCGCGCCGCTCGCCCCGCACATCGCCGAGGAGCTGTGGCGCAGGCTGGGGCACCAGGAATCGGTCGTCCACCAGGACTTCCCGGTGGCCGACCCGGCGTACGTCGTCGACGAGACCGTGACCTGCGTCGTGCAGATCAAGGGCAAGGTCAAGGCACGGCTGGAGGTCTCGCCGTCGATCTCCGAGGACGAGCTGGAGAAGGTCGCGCTGGCCGACGAGAAGGTCGTCGCCGCGCTGGACGGGGCCGGGATCCGGAAGGTGATCGTGCGGGCGCCGAAGCTGGTGAACATCGTTCCGGCGTAG
- a CDS encoding ComEC/Rec2 family competence protein, translating into MRGARELPASPARSSVHASSGNRLGSARPRQEGPTDLRLVPPALAAWGTAALVLGASPGWTVGIVAGCLAAVGLLPLARRAGWASWPRAAAAAVLLCVAAAAASAGLHGADLRRGPVPGLAREYATVTAEVELTSDPRLTRPKVRGDRVAPTAVLIDAEVRRVQETGGATVVTRAPVLVIVDVGSAGRAAEGGRSASAGGMTGAVGDGRSAPATGSVGGGRPVAGGPVPSPWLGLLPSTRLRVSARLVPAMTGADRVAAVLRVRGQAEPEVVGEPSAAQRVAGRLRAGLREATDQLPADARALLPGLVVGDTSRITPELEEAFKETDLTHTLAVSGANFTILLALLLGPPGLAQHVERRGLAPRLGVSLRATAVLGGVLSLGFVVVCRPDPSVLRAAACGAVALLALATGRRRSLIPALATAVLLLVLYDPWLARSYGFLLSVVATGALLTLAPRWSAGLRRRGVPPRLAEALAAAAAAQALCAPVVAVLSARVSLVAVPCNLIAEFAIAPATVLGFAALAAAPVAMPVAKVLAWCAHWPAEWIAEVARTGAALPGAGVDWPGSWAGAALLAAVTPAVLLAGRRLLGHPWWCGVCVLLLVLLVAQPPPLTRVVTGWPPPGWRLVMCDVGQGDAMVLAAGESTGVVVDAGPDPQLVDHCLRSLGITRIPLVVLTHFHADHVAGLPGVLRGRAVGAIETTGFEEPADQAAFVRRQAAARRVPVTRAAAGEQRRTGELSWQVVWPPPAPPPGSHPQPLPAHPAPEGPNDASVAMLVRSAGLSLLLLGDLEPPAQRALARSPAAEALESVDVLKVAHHGSAYQDPGLIRRAAPRLALISCGADNTYGHPAPGTVAALRAGGAAVLRTDRDGALAVVGEGGELRVARD; encoded by the coding sequence ATGAGGGGCGCCCGTGAGCTGCCGGCATCTCCCGCCAGGTCGTCCGTGCACGCCTCCTCCGGTAACCGGCTGGGCAGCGCCCGTCCGAGGCAGGAGGGACCCACGGATCTACGGCTCGTCCCACCCGCCCTCGCGGCCTGGGGCACGGCGGCGCTGGTGCTGGGCGCGTCGCCGGGGTGGACCGTGGGCATCGTGGCCGGCTGTCTGGCCGCCGTCGGCCTGCTGCCGCTGGCCCGGCGAGCAGGGTGGGCCTCCTGGCCGCGGGCGGCGGCCGCCGCCGTGCTGCTGTGCGTGGCCGCGGCTGCCGCCTCGGCCGGGCTGCACGGGGCGGATCTACGCCGGGGGCCGGTGCCCGGCCTGGCGCGGGAGTACGCGACGGTGACCGCCGAGGTCGAGCTCACCTCCGACCCCCGGCTCACACGGCCGAAGGTCCGAGGCGATCGCGTCGCTCCAACCGCTGTGCTGATCGACGCCGAGGTGCGGCGCGTCCAGGAGACGGGTGGCGCGACGGTGGTGACGCGAGCGCCGGTGCTGGTGATCGTCGATGTGGGGTCGGCCGGCCGGGCCGCCGAGGGTGGGCGGTCGGCGTCCGCGGGCGGGATGACCGGGGCTGTCGGGGATGGGCGGTCGGCGCCAGCGACCGGGTCTGTCGGGGGTGGTCGGCCGGTCGCCGGTGGGCCGGTGCCGTCGCCGTGGCTGGGGCTGCTGCCGTCGACGCGGCTGCGGGTCAGCGCGCGGCTGGTGCCCGCGATGACGGGCGCAGACCGGGTCGCGGCCGTGCTGCGGGTGCGGGGCCAGGCCGAACCGGAGGTGGTGGGGGAACCCTCGGCCGCTCAGCGGGTCGCCGGGCGGTTGCGGGCCGGGCTGCGGGAGGCGACCGACCAACTGCCGGCGGATGCCCGGGCCCTGTTGCCGGGGCTGGTCGTGGGGGACACCTCGCGGATCACCCCGGAGCTGGAGGAGGCCTTCAAGGAGACCGACCTCACCCACACTCTGGCCGTATCCGGGGCCAACTTCACGATCTTGCTCGCCCTGCTGCTCGGGCCGCCGGGCCTGGCGCAGCACGTCGAGCGGCGAGGGCTCGCGCCTCGCCTCGGTGTCTCCCTGCGGGCGACCGCGGTGCTCGGGGGTGTGCTCTCACTCGGGTTCGTCGTCGTGTGCAGACCGGACCCGAGCGTGCTGCGGGCCGCGGCCTGCGGAGCCGTCGCGCTGCTCGCCCTCGCGACCGGCCGCCGCAGGTCACTCATCCCGGCGCTGGCGACGGCGGTCCTGCTGCTGGTGCTGTACGACCCGTGGCTGGCGCGGAGTTACGGGTTCCTGCTCTCCGTCGTGGCCACCGGCGCCCTGCTCACGCTCGCGCCGCGCTGGAGCGCCGGGCTGCGACGGCGCGGCGTCCCGCCACGGCTCGCCGAGGCGCTGGCCGCCGCTGCCGCCGCCCAGGCCCTGTGCGCACCCGTCGTCGCCGTGCTGTCGGCGCGGGTGAGCCTGGTGGCGGTGCCGTGCAATCTGATCGCGGAGTTCGCGATCGCCCCCGCCACCGTGCTGGGCTTCGCGGCACTGGCCGCGGCACCGGTGGCGATGCCGGTGGCCAAGGTCCTGGCGTGGTGCGCGCATTGGCCGGCCGAATGGATCGCGGAGGTCGCCCGCACCGGGGCGGCACTGCCGGGAGCGGGAGTGGACTGGCCGGGCAGTTGGGCGGGCGCGGCGCTGCTCGCGGCCGTGACGCCGGCCGTGCTGCTCGCTGGGCGACGGCTGCTCGGGCATCCCTGGTGGTGCGGGGTCTGCGTTCTGCTGCTCGTGCTGCTGGTGGCGCAGCCGCCGCCGCTGACCCGGGTGGTCACGGGCTGGCCGCCGCCGGGCTGGCGGCTGGTGATGTGCGACGTGGGGCAGGGCGACGCCATGGTGCTCGCGGCGGGCGAGAGCACGGGGGTCGTGGTGGACGCGGGACCCGATCCGCAACTCGTCGACCACTGCCTGCGCTCACTAGGCATCACCAGGATTCCGCTGGTCGTGCTCACCCACTTCCATGCCGATCACGTGGCGGGCCTGCCCGGGGTGCTGCGCGGACGGGCGGTGGGCGCGATCGAGACGACCGGCTTCGAAGAGCCCGCGGACCAAGCCGCGTTCGTACGGAGACAGGCGGCGGCCCGGCGGGTTCCCGTGACGCGGGCCGCCGCAGGGGAGCAGCGCCGTACGGGGGAGTTGTCCTGGCAGGTGGTGTGGCCGCCCCCGGCCCCACCACCGGGCTCGCATCCGCAGCCGCTCCCGGCCCACCCGGCGCCGGAGGGGCCGAACGACGCCAGCGTCGCCATGCTGGTCCGGTCGGCCGGACTGAGCCTGCTGCTCCTCGGGGACCTCGAACCCCCGGCCCAGCGGGCGCTGGCGAGATCACCCGCGGCCGAGGCGCTGGAGAGCGTGGACGTACTGAAGGTCGCCCACCACGGCTCGGCCTACCAGGACCCCGGCCTGATACGCCGGGCGGCCCCGCGGCTGGCCCTGATCAGCTGCGGTGCGGACAACACGTACGGGCATCCGGCGCCCGGCACGGTCGCGGCTCTGCGTGCCGGGGGCGCGGCGGTGCTGCGGACGGACCGGGACGGCGCACTGGCGGTCGTAGGAGAGGGCGGGGAGCTCAGGGTGGCGCGAGACTGA
- a CDS encoding arylamine N-acetyltransferase, which translates to MNSAQLDAYLRRLGVEHPAWPTVDVLRELHLCHLRTVPFENLSIHLGEEIVLEEKRLLDKVVGARRGGFCYELNGAFGALLAALGYDVALLAARVYGDEERLGIPYDHLALRVRTVDGGDWLADVGFGAHCHLPLAFGERGEQEDPAGTFRIVEAQPDAAGVRGGHDTVETADLDVIRDGRPQYRLEVRPRVLGDFVAGAWWHSTSPVSHFTRSLVCSRVTENGGRITLSGRRFTVTGADGSREERELGTDEEVLGVYRERFGIELGSVPKVRGTGQDG; encoded by the coding sequence ATGAACTCAGCACAGCTTGATGCCTATCTCCGCCGCCTGGGAGTCGAGCACCCGGCGTGGCCCACCGTCGACGTGCTCCGCGAACTGCACCTGTGCCACCTCCGGACCGTGCCGTTCGAGAACCTGTCGATCCATCTCGGCGAGGAGATCGTGCTGGAGGAGAAGCGGCTGCTGGACAAGGTGGTGGGCGCCCGGCGGGGCGGGTTCTGTTACGAACTCAACGGAGCCTTCGGGGCGTTGCTCGCCGCGCTGGGTTACGACGTGGCGCTGCTCGCGGCGCGGGTGTACGGGGACGAGGAGCGGCTCGGGATCCCGTACGACCACCTCGCGCTGCGGGTGCGGACGGTGGACGGGGGTGACTGGCTGGCCGACGTCGGGTTCGGGGCGCACTGCCATCTGCCGCTGGCGTTCGGGGAGAGGGGAGAACAGGAGGATCCCGCAGGCACGTTCCGGATCGTCGAGGCGCAGCCGGACGCGGCCGGGGTGCGCGGTGGGCACGACACGGTGGAGACGGCGGACCTGGACGTGATCCGGGACGGCAGACCGCAGTACCGCCTGGAGGTACGGCCGCGGGTGCTCGGGGACTTCGTGGCCGGGGCGTGGTGGCACAGCACATCGCCGGTGTCGCACTTCACGCGGTCGCTGGTCTGCTCGCGGGTCACGGAGAACGGAGGGCGGATCACGCTCAGCGGCCGCAGGTTCACGGTGACCGGGGCCGACGGCAGCCGGGAGGAGCGGGAGCTGGGGACGGACGAGGAGGTGCTCGGGGTGTACCGGGAGCGGTTCGGTATCGAGCTCGGCTCGGTGCCGAAGGTTCGGGGCACCGGCCAGGACGGCTGA